The Pseudomonas sp. R4-35-07 genome contains a region encoding:
- a CDS encoding class I SAM-dependent methyltransferase, producing the protein MHEAAHQIIDLYERHAQTWDQVRSRRLVEQCWLDRFRQAMPIAAGHVLDVGCGCAEPMAAYLIDAGHAVCGIDSSMAMITLCRQRFPQHAWHVADMRQLALNQRYAGILAWDSFFHLTPDDQRRMFPIFQAHAQPGAAMMFTSGTAHGIALGSFEGETLYHASLDHGEYNALLNAHGFSVVEQITEDPECGGHTIWLAVFG; encoded by the coding sequence ATGCATGAAGCAGCCCATCAGATCATCGATCTTTACGAACGTCACGCTCAAACATGGGATCAAGTTCGTTCACGGCGCCTCGTTGAACAATGCTGGCTGGATCGTTTTCGTCAGGCCATGCCGATTGCGGCTGGTCATGTCCTCGACGTTGGCTGTGGTTGCGCCGAACCCATGGCAGCTTATTTGATCGACGCCGGTCACGCTGTATGTGGGATTGATTCGTCCATGGCGATGATCACCCTGTGTCGGCAACGTTTCCCGCAGCACGCCTGGCATGTGGCCGACATGCGCCAGTTGGCGCTGAATCAGCGTTACGCTGGCATTCTGGCGTGGGACAGTTTCTTTCACCTGACGCCTGATGATCAGCGTCGAATGTTCCCGATTTTCCAGGCCCATGCCCAGCCTGGTGCCGCAATGATGTTTACCAGTGGCACGGCACATGGCATTGCGCTGGGCAGCTTTGAGGGCGAAACGCTTTATCATGCCAGCCTGGACCATGGTGAATATAATGCGCTGCTCAATGCCCACGGTTTCAGCGTCGTTGAGCAAATAACAGAAGATCCGGAATGTGGCGGGCATACGATCTGGCTGGCTGTTTTCGGCTGA
- the deoC gene encoding deoxyribose-phosphate aldolase, with amino-acid sequence MNNLPPAALAKYIDHTLLAPDASREQIRTLCEEAREHGFYSVCLNSGQVPYAASCLIDKSVVICAVVGFPLGAGLSDTKAFEAQRAIAAGAGEIDMVLNIGWLKDGLLDAVREDIALVHKACGAVPLKVILETCLLDDKQKVQACEICRDLGVAFVKTSTGFSRSGATVEDVALMRQTVGAGVGVKASGGVRDYPTALKMIEAGATRLGSSSGIAIVGGAMTAAGGY; translated from the coding sequence ATGAACAATCTTCCACCCGCAGCATTGGCCAAGTACATCGATCACACCCTGCTGGCTCCCGACGCCTCCCGTGAGCAGATCCGAACCTTGTGCGAAGAGGCCCGCGAACACGGCTTTTACTCCGTATGCCTGAACTCGGGTCAAGTACCTTACGCCGCGTCATGCCTGATAGACAAAAGCGTAGTGATTTGTGCTGTTGTGGGCTTTCCATTGGGGGCCGGCCTGAGTGACACCAAGGCTTTCGAAGCCCAACGGGCAATTGCCGCCGGGGCAGGGGAGATCGATATGGTGCTCAATATCGGATGGTTGAAAGACGGGCTGCTGGACGCCGTGCGCGAAGACATCGCCCTGGTCCACAAGGCCTGCGGCGCCGTGCCGTTGAAGGTCATACTGGAAACCTGTCTGCTCGACGACAAGCAGAAGGTCCAGGCCTGCGAAATCTGCCGCGACTTGGGTGTGGCGTTCGTCAAGACCTCCACCGGCTTCAGCCGAAGCGGAGCTACGGTCGAAGATGTGGCACTGATGCGCCAGACCGTGGGTGCAGGGGTTGGTGTAAAGGCGTCCGGCGGTGTGCGCGATTATCCGACGGCTTTAAAGATGATTGAAGCCGGGGCGACACGTTTGGGCAGTAGTTCAGGAATTGCGATCGTGGGCGGAGCGATGACGGCGGCGGGTGGTTATTGA
- the deoR gene encoding DNA-binding transcriptional repressor DeoR, whose product MDSRKAERLKLIQQALQDQNAIHLKEMAALLEVSEMTLRRDLNHFSDHLRLLGGYITRVGNEAGDYRVAEQDTRHVEEKRRIGKLAAQLIQAGDTVFFDCGTTSPFVVDFIPDALEFTAVCSSLNVLLKLQNKPNCHIVLCGGTFHRKNQVFESRAESSILDSVRLTWAFVTAAGVSQEFGVTCFNFNEVEVKQKVIRQAQQRVLLADFSKFDTVRTAHFAALEDFHYVVSDKKIPRSYKEVIQANGTQLLV is encoded by the coding sequence GTGGACAGTAGAAAAGCCGAGCGACTGAAGCTCATTCAACAAGCCTTGCAGGACCAGAATGCCATTCACTTGAAGGAAATGGCCGCGCTGCTGGAGGTTTCCGAAATGACCCTGCGCCGCGATCTCAACCACTTCAGCGATCATTTGCGCCTGCTGGGCGGCTACATCACGCGAGTCGGCAACGAGGCCGGCGATTATCGCGTGGCGGAGCAGGACACGCGTCACGTTGAGGAAAAACGCCGCATCGGAAAGCTCGCTGCCCAGTTGATCCAGGCCGGTGACACGGTATTTTTTGACTGCGGCACCACCTCGCCTTTTGTGGTTGATTTCATTCCCGATGCGCTGGAGTTCACGGCGGTGTGCAGTTCGCTGAACGTGCTGCTCAAACTGCAGAACAAGCCCAATTGCCACATCGTGTTGTGCGGTGGCACCTTTCACCGCAAGAACCAGGTTTTTGAAAGCCGCGCCGAAAGCAGCATCCTCGACAGCGTGCGCCTGACATGGGCCTTTGTGACCGCCGCCGGCGTCAGCCAGGAATTCGGCGTGACGTGCTTCAACTTCAACGAAGTCGAGGTCAAGCAAAAGGTCATACGCCAGGCCCAGCAGCGCGTGCTGCTCGCCGATTTCAGCAAGTTCGACACGGTGCGCACCGCTCACTTCGCCGCCCTGGAAGACTTTCATTACGTGGTCAGCGACAAGAAAATCCCCCGTAGCTACAAGGAAGTCATCCAGGCCAACGGCACGCAATTGCTGGTCTAA
- a CDS encoding aldose 1-epimerase family protein, with translation MNTRIPLYRAVFGEQEKILLQSPAFKVSAWTYASGVLALSLENSRGKLVVLPYQGQMIWSAEFDGCNLTMNNLFEQPRPSPTVIDTYGCFMFHSGLLRNGCPTPDDTHALHGEMPCAPLDTAWLEVGEGFLRLGGSYQYAKGFGDRYLACPSVTLRADSALFDINMDVTNLARKPMDLMYMAHMNYAFVTGARFVEPLGVQRLRLRTSVPDHVKPTPAWSAYMARLAEHPTQLACLEQPSLYDPEIVFFFDGVATDAAGQAHFLLDHPNGAAFYTRYRPEQFEHAARWILYTPDQQVAAFVLPSTCEPEGYNAEKAKGHVRVLAAGASASFSVTTGYLSAQERQKLLG, from the coding sequence ATGAATACACGTATCCCACTGTACCGAGCGGTGTTTGGCGAGCAGGAAAAGATCCTCCTGCAATCCCCTGCATTCAAGGTCAGTGCCTGGACCTATGCGTCCGGTGTGTTGGCCCTGAGCCTGGAGAACAGCCGTGGCAAGCTGGTGGTACTGCCTTATCAAGGACAGATGATCTGGTCAGCCGAGTTCGACGGTTGCAACCTGACTATGAACAACCTGTTCGAGCAACCTCGGCCCAGCCCGACGGTCATCGACACCTATGGCTGCTTCATGTTTCACAGTGGCCTGCTGCGCAATGGTTGCCCGACGCCGGACGACACGCACGCCTTGCACGGCGAAATGCCCTGCGCGCCCCTGGACACGGCCTGGCTGGAAGTGGGCGAGGGCTTTTTGCGCCTGGGCGGCTCGTATCAGTACGCCAAGGGGTTCGGCGATCGTTACCTGGCTTGCCCCAGCGTCACATTGCGCGCCGATTCGGCCTTGTTCGATATCAATATGGACGTGACGAACCTGGCCAGAAAGCCCATGGACCTGATGTACATGGCCCACATGAACTACGCGTTTGTGACCGGTGCGCGGTTTGTCGAACCGTTGGGCGTGCAACGCCTGCGCCTGCGTACCAGCGTGCCGGACCACGTCAAGCCGACGCCAGCCTGGAGCGCCTACATGGCCCGACTGGCCGAGCACCCGACTCAGTTGGCCTGCCTTGAACAGCCGTCACTGTACGACCCCGAGATCGTGTTTTTCTTTGATGGTGTTGCCACTGACGCCGCGGGCCAGGCGCATTTTCTACTCGATCATCCCAATGGCGCGGCGTTTTACACCCGTTACCGTCCCGAACAGTTCGAGCACGCCGCGCGTTGGATCCTGTACACGCCGGATCAGCAAGTGGCGGCGTTCGTTCTGCCGTCCACCTGTGAACCCGAGGGCTATAACGCCGAGAAAGCCAAAGGTCACGTGCGTGTGCTGGCGGCTGGAGCCAGCGCTTCGTTCAGTGTCACCACCGGCTACTTGAGTGCGCAGGAGCGGCAGAAGCTGTTGGGTTAG
- the fucP gene encoding L-fucose:H+ symporter permease, whose amino-acid sequence MNKPALQPTPDGFYLNRTPWFAFILLCSIFALWAAAASMNDVLIAHFKKAFLLSDFQTAFVQSAFYLGYFFVAIPAAMVVRRFSYKSTILIGLLLYMFGCLLFFPAASTAKYGMFLLALFVIAAGLSFLETACNTYSTLMGPRETGTRRLNISQTFHPFGAMAGVYVGSFVMFKDTDATREQLTQMSASEAAVAQLQMIQSTLLPYKWMIAVLVLIFILIAITRFPACKGNKPAGSKPGSLRQSLGRLWRNPRFTFGVLAQFLYVGAQVGVWSFTIRLAMQMGGMNERSASWFLLTTFAAYFVGKLIANLLMRRLHPAKVLAIYGVLCIVLLAYTILVPNISAVYAAVGVSIFLGPCWPTIYGLTIDGLGEDTGVGGSLLVMSIVGGGVIPIFQGLLSDASGGNMQLAYSVPLLCFIVIVMYALKCMRQPGTLPAGATGAVAS is encoded by the coding sequence ATGAACAAACCTGCGCTGCAACCGACTCCCGATGGCTTCTACCTGAACCGCACGCCCTGGTTCGCCTTTATCCTGCTGTGCAGCATCTTTGCGCTGTGGGCGGCGGCGGCGAGTATGAACGACGTGCTGATCGCCCATTTCAAGAAAGCGTTTCTGCTCAGTGATTTCCAGACCGCCTTTGTGCAGTCGGCGTTTTACCTGGGCTACTTTTTCGTGGCGATCCCGGCCGCGATGGTGGTGCGTCGCTTCAGCTACAAGAGCACGATCCTGATCGGCCTCCTGCTGTATATGTTCGGCTGCCTGTTGTTTTTTCCGGCGGCGTCCACGGCCAAGTACGGCATGTTCCTGTTGGCGCTGTTTGTGATAGCCGCCGGGCTGTCGTTCCTTGAAACTGCGTGCAACACCTATTCGACACTGATGGGGCCACGGGAAACCGGGACCCGACGCTTGAACATTTCGCAAACCTTCCACCCATTCGGCGCAATGGCCGGGGTGTACGTAGGCAGCTTTGTGATGTTCAAGGACACGGACGCCACCAGGGAACAACTGACGCAGATGAGCGCTTCCGAGGCGGCGGTTGCGCAGTTGCAAATGATCCAGTCCACGCTCTTGCCCTACAAGTGGATGATCGCCGTGCTGGTGCTGATCTTTATCCTGATCGCCATTACGCGATTTCCCGCCTGCAAGGGCAATAAGCCCGCTGGCAGCAAGCCCGGCAGTCTGCGTCAGAGCCTGGGCCGGCTGTGGCGCAACCCACGCTTTACCTTTGGCGTATTGGCGCAGTTTCTTTACGTGGGCGCCCAGGTCGGCGTGTGGAGTTTCACCATTCGCCTGGCCATGCAAATGGGCGGTATGAACGAGCGCAGCGCCTCCTGGTTTTTGCTGACCACCTTTGCCGCGTATTTTGTCGGCAAGCTGATCGCCAACCTGTTGATGCGGCGGCTGCACCCCGCGAAGGTCCTGGCAATCTACGGCGTGCTGTGTATCGTGCTGCTGGCCTATACCATTCTGGTGCCGAACATTTCGGCGGTGTATGCAGCAGTCGGCGTGAGCATTTTCCTCGGCCCCTGCTGGCCGACCATCTACGGCCTGACCATCGATGGCCTGGGTGAAGACACCGGTGTCGGTGGCTCATTGCTGGTGATGAGCATTGTAGGCGGCGGGGTGATCCCGATCTTCCAGGGCCTGCTGTCCGACGCCAGCGGCGGCAACATGCAGCTGGCTTACAGCGTGCCGTTACTGTGCTTTATCGTGATCGTGATGTATGCGCTCAAGTGCATGCGCCAACCCGGCACCTTACCGGCGGGCGCCACCGGGGCGGTGGCCTCATGA
- the rbsK gene encoding ribokinase — protein sequence MSKIAVIGSNMVDLITYIDRMPAQGETLEAPGFALGCGGKGANQAVAAAKLGADVLMLSKVGDDMFADNTVANFQRFGIDTRYVQRVPGVSSGVAPIFVRTDSHNSILIVKGANSHLSPADIDAAAADLRECTLIVLQLEINVETVYHAIEFAHRHAIAVLLNPAPALTGLSAEHLAQLDFLIPNESELALITGHVVNSPASAQAAARSLLTSGIRHVIVTLGEHGALYVGEEGEFHVPGVQVVARDTTGAGDAFIGCFIHHWNRDGHIRQAIEQAVAYSACSVMALGTQTSYPDHETFTRFQQQR from the coding sequence ATGAGCAAGATCGCAGTCATCGGCAGCAACATGGTTGATCTGATTACCTACATCGACCGCATGCCGGCCCAGGGCGAGACCCTCGAAGCGCCGGGTTTTGCCCTCGGTTGCGGCGGCAAGGGGGCCAACCAGGCCGTCGCGGCCGCCAAGTTGGGGGCTGATGTCCTAATGCTAAGCAAGGTCGGCGACGACATGTTTGCCGACAACACTGTGGCCAACTTCCAACGCTTTGGCATCGACACCCGTTACGTGCAGCGCGTGCCGGGTGTTTCCAGCGGCGTCGCGCCGATCTTCGTGCGAACTGACTCGCACAACAGCATATTGATCGTCAAAGGAGCCAATTCGCATCTGTCGCCGGCGGACATCGATGCCGCTGCAGCGGACCTGCGTGAGTGCACGCTGATCGTGCTGCAGTTGGAAATCAACGTGGAGACGGTCTACCACGCCATCGAATTCGCTCACCGACACGCTATCGCGGTGCTGCTCAACCCGGCACCGGCGCTGACCGGGTTGAGCGCCGAGCACTTGGCGCAGCTGGACTTCCTGATCCCCAACGAATCGGAACTGGCGCTGATCACCGGTCACGTCGTGAACTCGCCGGCCTCGGCCCAGGCCGCCGCGCGCAGCCTTCTCACCAGCGGCATTCGCCACGTGATCGTCACCCTTGGCGAGCACGGTGCGTTGTACGTGGGCGAAGAGGGCGAATTCCATGTGCCCGGCGTACAGGTGGTGGCCCGTGATACCACGGGGGCCGGCGATGCCTTTATCGGATGCTTCATTCACCACTGGAACCGCGACGGCCATATCCGTCAGGCCATTGAACAGGCGGTAGCGTATTCCGCGTGCTCGGTCATGGCGCTGGGTACGCAAACGTCTTATCCCGACCACGAAACGTTCACGCGTTTCCAGCAACAGCGGTAA
- a CDS encoding methyl-accepting chemotaxis protein codes for MQRDLRGMIDVVRSNAHGVNGVSERLSQGCHEVAGSSQQQSAAASTMAAAASEMTASIEEITRHAGRALDMANQAEALAKDGGRVIHQVVSDMDGIARSAQQSALVIRTLDKESEAIYSIIQVIKGIADQTNLLALNAAIEAARAGEQGRGFAVVADEVRSLAGRTSASTQEIASMVGRIQQSTREAVTSMEEGVAQVDKGMAVTADVERAIREILQATLSTTELVNDISRTIGEQSLASNEIAHQVEMIAGMSQNNSRVIGETAATTDELAGLAGKLSQSVDRFSV; via the coding sequence ATGCAGCGCGACCTGCGCGGCATGATCGACGTGGTGCGCAGCAATGCCCATGGCGTCAATGGCGTGAGCGAACGACTGAGCCAGGGCTGCCATGAAGTGGCGGGCAGCAGCCAGCAGCAAAGCGCCGCCGCCAGCACCATGGCCGCCGCCGCCAGCGAAATGACCGCCAGCATCGAAGAAATCACTCGCCACGCCGGGCGCGCGCTGGACATGGCCAACCAGGCCGAAGCCCTGGCCAAGGACGGCGGCCGGGTGATTCACCAAGTGGTCAGCGACATGGACGGCATTGCTCGTTCCGCCCAGCAATCGGCTCTGGTCATTCGCACCCTGGACAAGGAATCCGAGGCCATCTACAGCATCATCCAAGTGATCAAGGGCATCGCCGACCAAACCAACCTGCTGGCCCTCAACGCCGCCATCGAAGCCGCTCGCGCCGGTGAACAAGGGCGCGGTTTTGCCGTTGTTGCCGACGAGGTGCGCAGCCTGGCCGGCCGCACCAGCGCCTCCACCCAGGAAATCGCCAGCATGGTCGGGCGTATCCAGCAAAGCACCCGGGAGGCGGTGACCAGTATGGAGGAGGGCGTCGCCCAGGTGGACAAAGGCATGGCCGTGACCGCCGATGTGGAGCGCGCCATTCGCGAGATTCTGCAGGCCACCTTGAGCACCACGGAGTTGGTCAATGACATCTCCCGGACCATCGGCGAGCAGAGCCTGGCCAGCAATGAAATTGCCCATCAAGTGGAAATGATTGCCGGTATGTCGCAAAACAATAGCCGCGTCATCGGTGAAACAGCCGCGACCACCGATGAGCTGGCCGGCCTGGCCGGGAAATTGTCGCAGTCGGTGGATCGGTTCAGCGTGTAG
- a CDS encoding multidrug effflux MFS transporter, whose translation MPQRIAHLALLLGLITAIGPFAIDSYLPALPTLGASLQASPAAVQMSLTVFFMIIGVCQLFYGPLSDVYGRKPPIYAGLVIFAVASVGCALAPTIEVLIGFRALQAFGACAGMVIPRAIVRDLYTGHQAARLMALLMLVMSVSPILAPLAGSVVISLWSWREVFAVLAVVAVLCLVMTVVQLPETHPAERRLGITLGGAIRSYGALLRDPVFIGLAVVSGFGLATFFVFIGSAPFVYIQYFGLTPTQFSLCFAVNAASFFAMSQLTARLSARFGLAPLIRWSVIAVAAVMALLAATTLWGDSLALMMTLLFVGFGFLGLLLPAAGVLSLEDHGAVAGSASALLGAIQMVTAAVSMTLVGLFADHTPAPMLVGIALCAAAALLTVIWTLRRLPPHLASA comes from the coding sequence ATGCCTCAACGTATTGCCCACCTCGCCTTGCTGCTGGGGTTGATCACCGCCATCGGCCCGTTCGCCATCGACAGCTACCTCCCCGCCCTCCCCACCCTGGGCGCCAGCCTGCAGGCGTCGCCCGCCGCCGTGCAGATGAGCCTCACGGTATTTTTCATGATCATCGGCGTCTGCCAGCTGTTCTACGGGCCGCTCAGCGATGTATATGGGCGCAAGCCGCCGATCTATGCCGGCCTGGTGATTTTCGCCGTGGCCAGCGTCGGTTGCGCACTGGCGCCGACCATTGAAGTGCTGATCGGGTTTCGCGCCCTGCAAGCATTTGGCGCGTGCGCCGGCATGGTCATCCCGCGAGCGATCGTGCGCGACCTCTATACCGGCCATCAGGCCGCGCGCTTGATGGCGTTGCTGATGCTGGTGATGAGTGTGTCGCCGATCCTCGCGCCCCTGGCCGGCAGTGTGGTGATTTCACTCTGGAGCTGGCGCGAGGTGTTCGCCGTGCTGGCGGTGGTGGCCGTGCTGTGCCTGGTGATGACCGTTGTACAACTGCCCGAAACCCACCCGGCCGAGCGGCGCCTGGGCATAACCCTGGGCGGTGCGATCCGCAGCTACGGCGCGCTGCTGCGCGACCCGGTGTTTATCGGCCTGGCGGTGGTCAGCGGTTTTGGCCTGGCCACGTTCTTTGTGTTTATCGGCAGCGCGCCGTTCGTGTATATCCAGTATTTCGGCCTGACGCCTACCCAGTTCAGCCTGTGCTTTGCCGTCAACGCCGCCTCGTTTTTCGCCATGAGCCAGCTGACGGCCCGCCTGAGCGCGCGCTTTGGCCTGGCACCGTTGATTCGCTGGTCGGTAATTGCCGTGGCGGCCGTGATGGCGTTGCTGGCGGCCACCACGCTGTGGGGCGATAGCCTGGCGTTGATGATGACCCTGCTGTTTGTTGGCTTCGGTTTTCTCGGCCTGTTGTTGCCGGCCGCCGGAGTCTTGTCGCTGGAGGATCACGGTGCGGTGGCAGGGTCGGCGTCGGCGTTGCTGGGCGCGATTCAGATGGTCACCGCCGCTGTGTCCATGACGCTGGTGGGGCTGTTCGCCGACCATACGCCTGCGCCGATGCTGGTGGGGATCGCGCTGTGCGCGGCCGCCGCCCTGCTCACGGTGATATGGACGCTGCGCCGCTTGCCGCCGCACCTGGCGAGTGCTTGA
- the xerC gene encoding tyrosine recombinase XerC, whose amino-acid sequence MTESIRNPLTLYLTRLAPSSQLTMRYVLQDAADRLGFEDVNLEDIDWHLLQPEQVIALVAALREDGYAPNTSSLYVNAVRGVMNEAWRMSLISQEHLLKMRSVKAASGTRLGQGRNLRRTLIREMMEVCAADPRPQGLRDAAVIGILYGSGMRKSESVNLDLAQIDFEQRSLRVIGKGDKELIKYAPDWAFAKLQAWLEFRRGQLKEGEQDDPFLFNRIRRGSHITRERITKHAIYYIARQRGDQVGVKIMPHDFRRSFITRVIEEHDLSIAQKLAHHTNIQTTASYDVRDDNERRRAVDRFDL is encoded by the coding sequence TTGACTGAGTCCATCCGCAACCCGCTGACCCTTTATCTCACCCGCCTGGCGCCCTCCAGCCAGCTGACCATGCGCTACGTGCTGCAGGACGCCGCCGACCGCCTGGGCTTTGAAGACGTCAACCTTGAAGACATCGACTGGCACCTGCTGCAGCCCGAACAGGTAATCGCCCTGGTTGCTGCGTTGCGCGAAGACGGCTATGCGCCGAACACCTCGTCGCTGTATGTGAATGCCGTGCGCGGGGTGATGAACGAAGCATGGCGGATGAGCCTGATCAGCCAGGAACACTTGTTGAAGATGCGCTCGGTCAAGGCCGCGTCCGGTACGCGCCTGGGGCAGGGGCGTAACCTGCGCCGCACGTTGATCCGCGAAATGATGGAGGTCTGCGCCGCCGACCCGCGCCCGCAAGGCCTGCGCGATGCCGCCGTGATCGGCATCCTGTACGGCTCGGGCATGCGCAAATCGGAGTCGGTCAACCTTGACCTGGCGCAGATCGATTTTGAGCAGCGCAGCTTGCGCGTGATCGGCAAGGGCGATAAAGAGCTGATCAAGTACGCGCCAGACTGGGCTTTCGCCAAGCTCCAAGCCTGGCTGGAGTTTCGTCGCGGGCAACTCAAGGAGGGCGAACAGGACGACCCGTTCCTGTTCAACCGTATCCGTCGCGGCAGCCATATCACCCGGGAACGCATCACTAAACACGCGATTTACTACATCGCTCGCCAGCGCGGGGACCAGGTGGGCGTGAAGATCATGCCCCATGATTTTCGCCGCTCGTTCATTACCCGGGTGATCGAGGAGCATGACCTGTCGATCGCGCAGAAGCTGGCCCATCACACCAACATCCAGACCACCGCCAGCTATGACGTGCGTGACGACAATGAGCGGCGGCGCGCGGTAGATCGCTTCGATTTGTAA
- a CDS encoding M949_RS01915 family surface polysaccharide biosynthesis protein has protein sequence MNSVQLLRGQLRPVLIGLLVCVACVTTVRADEGVTLASIDQVPEGVEVRGKQVAAYTWDDRQGKNLLVLAEQVSERDDDGTQSAFVYAAQYLLAGEHPKRVWMLYDDVRQCEFDAGLHFDTAATRVTDLLGDGTTQATVGYSRTCTSDVSPNEFKLIMHAGKSEKYRLRGVDRFGAAWWDEDAGALRGMPLPTDCSVAAQQALVSQYKEQGTELPLPGCYGDEKDFAKAPDSYLAFMRQHWFALMKKQDADWSQSQTQPQQPTEEDDVAP, from the coding sequence ATGAATAGCGTGCAGCTTTTACGCGGCCAGTTGCGGCCGGTGTTGATCGGATTGTTAGTGTGCGTCGCCTGTGTCACCACAGTGCGGGCCGATGAGGGTGTGACCCTGGCGAGCATTGACCAGGTACCGGAGGGCGTCGAAGTACGCGGCAAGCAGGTCGCTGCCTATACCTGGGACGACCGCCAGGGCAAGAACCTGCTGGTGCTGGCCGAACAGGTCAGCGAGCGAGACGACGATGGCACCCAGTCGGCCTTTGTCTACGCGGCCCAGTACCTGCTGGCCGGCGAGCATCCCAAGCGCGTGTGGATGCTTTACGACGATGTGCGCCAGTGCGAGTTCGACGCCGGGCTGCACTTTGACACGGCAGCCACCCGAGTCACCGACCTTTTGGGTGACGGCACGACCCAGGCGACTGTCGGCTACTCGCGCACCTGCACCAGCGACGTGAGCCCCAATGAATTCAAGCTGATCATGCATGCCGGCAAATCCGAGAAGTATCGCCTGCGCGGCGTCGACCGTTTCGGCGCAGCCTGGTGGGACGAAGACGCCGGCGCCCTGCGCGGCATGCCGTTGCCGACCGATTGCAGCGTTGCCGCGCAGCAGGCGCTGGTCAGCCAGTACAAAGAGCAGGGCACCGAGCTACCGCTGCCGGGCTGCTATGGCGACGAGAAGGATTTTGCCAAGGCGCCGGACAGCTACCTGGCGTTCATGCGTCAGCACTGGTTTGCGCTGATGAAAAAACAGGACGCCGACTGGAGCCAGTCCCAGACCCAACCCCAGCAGCCCACGGAAGAGGATGACGTGGCGCCGTGA
- the arnC gene encoding undecaprenyl-phosphate 4-deoxy-4-formamido-L-arabinose transferase, which produces MKPYPIHCVSIVIPVYNEQESLPELLRRTTAACQQLAYDYEIILVDDGSRDNSAQLLEDAAAEDGSKVVAVILNRNYGQHAAIMAGFEQCRGEVVITLDADLQNPPEEIPRLVEQAALGYDVVATVRNNRQDSAFRRWPSRLINLAVQRSTGVAMTDYGCMLRAYRRTIVDAMLACRERSTFIPILANGFARHTTEILVHHAEREHGESKYSAMRLISLMFDLLTCMTTTPLRLLSIVGFSLAALGVLFAFALIVMRLAFGATWAGDGLFVLFAVLFVFTGGQFIGMGLLGEYLGRMYSDVRARPRFFIEKVLRNQPAAPAPVVVVDGLVSSHTSTSSSDQVQS; this is translated from the coding sequence TTGAAACCCTACCCCATTCATTGCGTATCGATCGTTATTCCGGTCTATAACGAGCAAGAGAGTCTGCCTGAGTTGCTGCGCCGCACCACGGCCGCTTGCCAACAGCTGGCCTACGACTACGAAATCATCCTGGTGGATGACGGTAGCCGCGACAATTCGGCGCAATTGCTCGAAGACGCCGCCGCCGAAGATGGCAGCAAGGTGGTGGCGGTGATTCTCAACCGTAACTATGGCCAGCACGCCGCTATCATGGCGGGTTTCGAACAGTGCCGCGGCGAAGTGGTGATTACCCTCGACGCCGACCTGCAAAACCCGCCGGAAGAAATCCCGCGCCTGGTGGAACAAGCCGCGCTGGGCTACGACGTGGTCGCCACGGTGCGCAACAACCGCCAGGATTCGGCCTTCCGTCGCTGGCCTTCGCGCCTGATCAACCTCGCCGTGCAGCGCTCCACCGGCGTGGCCATGACCGATTACGGCTGCATGCTGCGCGCCTACCGCCGCACCATCGTCGACGCAATGCTGGCTTGCCGCGAACGCAGCACCTTTATCCCGATCCTGGCCAACGGCTTCGCCCGGCACACCACGGAGATCCTGGTGCACCACGCCGAGCGTGAACACGGCGAATCCAAATACAGCGCTATGCGCCTGATCAGCCTGATGTTCGACCTGCTCACCTGCATGACCACCACGCCGTTGCGCCTGCTGTCCATCGTCGGGTTCAGCCTGGCGGCGCTGGGCGTGCTGTTTGCCTTCGCGCTGATCGTCATGCGCCTGGCCTTCGGTGCCACTTGGGCGGGCGACGGCCTGTTCGTGCTGTTTGCCGTGCTGTTCGTATTCACCGGTGGCCAGTTCATCGGCATGGGCCTGCTGGGCGAATACCTGGGGCGCATGTACAGCGATGTGCGCGCACGCCCGCGTTTCTTCATTGAAAAAGTGCTGCGCAACCAACCGGCAGCACCGGCTCCCGTGGTCGTCGTCGATGGCCTGGTGTCTTCCCATACTTCTACTTCTTCTTCCGATCAGGTCCAGTCATGA